A part of Candidatus Lernaella stagnicola genomic DNA contains:
- a CDS encoding AAA family ATPase, with translation MLLPSPMESVRIHVEADYPLMYILTYEESRVQAHLTMLAATLQPARNIYIWSTTEGYNDGPDGPGYALGDPVAAIDLAIETVDAGLFILKDFHAYLKARPDVVRRLRDAHSLLKGTGKTILILAPILTIPPEMEKQITIVDYPLPDMVEIGEILADTVETRNMHALDNLNAQDSEALIRSFLGLTAEETSAVAGKILATRGTFEISAIEEVIEEKRQLLRKSEIVEFVPNTIRMRHVGGLNNFKKWAKIRARGFTKEARDFGLPVPKGILITGISGCGKSLVIQALAAHWRLPLMRLDMGRIFSDFGGSPEESLRRAILTVEAVAPAVLWIDEIEMGISVFSDSVESGSTSRIFASFLTWMQEKKAPVFTAATANDIDRLPPEMIRKGRFDEIFFVDLPDYAERAEIFRIHLEKRGKKASTVSIEGLAKSAGGYTGAEIETAIISGLYAAFSEHRELEISDIYRALNAMVPLSVTMKEEITKTKRWADNRAVRAN, from the coding sequence ATGTTGCTGCCCAGTCCAATGGAAAGCGTACGCATTCACGTGGAAGCGGACTACCCGCTGATGTACATCTTGACCTACGAAGAATCCCGCGTGCAGGCACACCTCACAATGCTTGCGGCGACGTTGCAGCCGGCGCGCAATATCTATATCTGGTCGACCACCGAAGGATACAATGACGGCCCCGACGGCCCCGGATATGCTTTGGGCGATCCCGTCGCCGCCATCGACCTGGCGATTGAAACGGTCGATGCGGGCCTCTTTATCCTCAAGGATTTCCACGCCTATCTCAAAGCCCGCCCCGACGTGGTTCGCCGTCTGCGCGACGCTCACAGCCTGCTCAAGGGAACCGGCAAAACAATTTTAATCCTCGCGCCGATTCTGACGATCCCACCCGAAATGGAAAAGCAAATCACCATCGTCGACTACCCGCTGCCCGACATGGTCGAGATCGGGGAAATCCTCGCCGACACCGTCGAAACAAGAAACATGCATGCGCTCGACAATCTCAACGCCCAAGACAGCGAGGCGCTGATTCGCTCCTTCCTGGGCTTGACCGCCGAGGAAACATCCGCCGTGGCCGGGAAAATATTGGCCACGCGCGGCACCTTCGAAATCTCGGCCATTGAGGAAGTGATCGAAGAGAAGCGACAACTGCTGCGCAAATCCGAAATCGTCGAATTTGTGCCCAACACAATCCGCATGCGTCACGTCGGCGGCCTGAATAATTTTAAGAAATGGGCCAAGATTCGTGCCCGCGGCTTCACGAAAGAAGCGCGCGATTTCGGCCTGCCGGTTCCAAAGGGCATTTTGATCACCGGCATTTCCGGCTGCGGCAAAAGCTTGGTGATTCAGGCGCTGGCCGCCCATTGGCGTCTGCCGCTGATGCGCCTGGACATGGGCCGCATTTTCTCCGACTTCGGCGGCTCGCCGGAAGAAAGCCTGCGTCGCGCCATCTTGACCGTCGAGGCCGTGGCGCCGGCGGTGCTTTGGATCGACGAAATCGAAATGGGCATCAGCGTCTTTTCCGACTCGGTGGAATCGGGATCCACCAGCCGCATCTTTGCTTCGTTCCTGACGTGGATGCAGGAGAAAAAAGCACCCGTGTTCACCGCCGCGACCGCCAACGACATCGATCGCCTGCCGCCGGAGATGATTCGTAAGGGCCGCTTCGATGAAATCTTTTTCGTCGATCTGCCCGACTACGCCGAGCGGGCCGAAATCTTCCGCATCCATTTGGAAAAGCGCGGTAAGAAAGCAAGCACCGTGAGCATCGAGGGTTTGGCCAAGAGCGCCGGAGGCTACACGGGCGCGGAAATCGAAACGGCGATTATCTCCGGTTTGTACGCAGCGTTCAGCGAGCACCGCGAACTGGAAATCTCCGACATTTATCGCGCGCTCAACGCCATGGTGCCGCTGTCGGTGACGATGAAAGAGGAAATCACCAAGACCAAGCGGTGGGCCGACAACCGCGCCGTGCGCGCCAACTAA
- a CDS encoding radical SAM protein yields MARVAFVFPSTEAVTVMPPLGLGILAAVLRDAGHEVLVYDLARRHISTRKMIAELDVWRADYVGLSVMTPNFSNALEVSRAIRTLSPRPLLLIGGPHVSVHPQRSLTDFQADYAFVREGEESLPAFLATLESGRDPSEVQGLVFSRDGEVIDTGPAEAISDLNALPWVAWDLLEPEHYPPIPHQLFVRELPVAPIMTTRGCPFNCSFCATTWLFGSDIRRRDPLDVIAEMEMLADRHGIREFHIEDDNPTLVREHIVTFCEALIANSRRWTWKFPNGVMVNTLDEELIDLFTRAGCYQISLGIETLSETTHFGKTVEFERLDKIIAWSKARGLQTQGLFVIGLPGEDEATIKRSIHHSTKLGLDFAHYGNFVPLPGSKWGDQMHQAGADFAHINFFTAHNGAPLLPKTAKRIQRFAILRFYLRPRVLWNLLKMLKLRQLGGVLYTARRYLLG; encoded by the coding sequence TTGGCACGCGTCGCGTTCGTTTTTCCAAGCACGGAAGCCGTAACCGTCATGCCGCCCTTGGGGCTGGGCATATTGGCGGCGGTACTGCGCGACGCAGGCCATGAGGTACTTGTTTACGACTTGGCGCGGCGGCACATTTCCACCCGCAAAATGATCGCCGAACTCGACGTCTGGCGCGCCGACTACGTCGGCTTGTCGGTCATGACGCCGAACTTCAGCAACGCCTTGGAGGTCAGCCGGGCTATCCGCACGCTGTCCCCCCGGCCGCTGCTGCTAATTGGCGGGCCGCACGTATCGGTTCATCCGCAGCGCAGCCTGACGGATTTCCAGGCGGATTACGCTTTCGTGCGCGAGGGTGAGGAAAGCCTGCCCGCCTTCCTCGCGACGTTGGAATCAGGGCGCGACCCGAGTGAAGTGCAGGGCCTCGTTTTTTCCCGGGACGGCGAAGTAATTGACACCGGCCCGGCTGAGGCCATCAGCGATTTGAACGCCTTGCCTTGGGTGGCGTGGGATTTGCTCGAACCGGAGCACTACCCGCCGATACCGCACCAGCTTTTTGTGCGGGAGTTGCCCGTGGCGCCGATTATGACGACGCGCGGCTGTCCTTTCAACTGTTCGTTTTGCGCCACGACATGGCTTTTCGGCAGCGACATTCGACGCCGGGACCCGCTGGACGTCATCGCCGAGATGGAGATGCTTGCCGACCGGCACGGCATTCGGGAATTTCATATCGAAGACGACAATCCCACTTTGGTGCGCGAGCATATCGTGACTTTTTGCGAAGCTCTAATCGCCAACAGTCGCCGTTGGACGTGGAAGTTCCCGAACGGAGTCATGGTCAACACGCTGGATGAAGAACTGATCGACTTGTTCACGCGAGCCGGGTGCTACCAGATCAGCCTGGGCATCGAAACACTGTCGGAAACGACCCACTTCGGCAAAACCGTGGAATTCGAACGCCTGGACAAAATCATCGCCTGGTCGAAGGCGCGGGGCCTGCAAACCCAGGGGCTGTTTGTCATCGGCTTGCCCGGCGAAGACGAGGCGACAATTAAGCGCTCCATTCACCACAGCACCAAGCTCGGTCTCGATTTTGCCCACTACGGCAATTTCGTGCCCCTACCCGGCAGCAAGTGGGGCGACCAGATGCACCAGGCCGGGGCCGACTTTGCGCACATCAACTTTTTCACGGCGCACAACGGCGCGCCGCTGCTTCCGAAAACGGCCAAGCGAATTCAGCGCTTCGCCATTCTGCGTTTCTACCTACGACCGCGCGTGCTGTGGAATCTGCTGAAAATGCTCAAGCTGCGGCAACTGGGCGGCGTCCTGTACACCGCGCGCCGCTACTTACTGGGTTAG